A portion of the Homalodisca vitripennis isolate AUS2020 chromosome 2, UT_GWSS_2.1, whole genome shotgun sequence genome contains these proteins:
- the LOC124355145 gene encoding protein Daple-like, with translation MENSPSTKGETMDLTDLTTQLQQDHRSLREEHTQLQQDHRSLREEHTQLQQDHGSLREDHKQLQKKVRLLTEDIAQSQLLKDHGSLSEEHTQLQQDHRSLREENAHLQKDHRSLKEENTQLQQDHHSLKEEHTQLQQDCRSLREEHTQLQQDHRPLIEENTQLQQELADKRGEVEEQSIRLESSIINTSPITPPTHVVALVCITKNKYKLVRVLRTYLESTLKDIQKEYDLSDITNWEREGRLWKCDTPNSINTAYLVREILKNHNVRVDGNRQLIFWSYGMNHLIDIILAYQNAAGGGDRRAKEVFQRLNL, from the coding sequence ATGGAAAATTCACCATCGACTAAAGGAGAAACAATGGATCTAACTGATCTAACTACACAATTACAACAAGATCATCGGTCTTTAAGAGAAGAACATACACAATTACAACAAGATCATCGTTCTTTAAGAGAAGAACATACACAATTACAACAAGATCATGGTTCTTTAAGAGAAGAccataaacaattacaaaaaaaagttcGCTTGTTAACAGAAGACATAGCACAATCACAATTACTGAAAGATCATGGTTCTTTAAGTGAAGAACATACACAATTACAACAAGATCATCGTTCTTTAAGAGAAGAAAATGCACATTTACAAAAAGATCATCGTtctttaaaagaagaaaatacacAATTACAACAAGATCATCATTCTTTAAAAGAAGAACATACACAATTACAACAAGATtgtcgttctttaagagaagAACATACACAATTACAACAAGATCATCGTCCTTTAATAGAAGAAAATACACAATTACAACAAGAGCTAGCTGACAAACGGGGCGAAGTTGAAGAACAGAGTATAAGATTGGAAAGTAGCATCATAAACACTTCTCCAATAACACCTCCAACTCACGTTGTGGCTCTTGTATGTATaacgaaaaataaatacaaattggtGAGAGTTCTAAGAACATATCTTGAATCTACACTAAAAGATATACAAAAGGAGTACGATTTGTCAGACATTACAAATTGGGAAAGGGAGGGGCGTCTTTGGAAATGTGACACACCTAACTCTATTAACACAGCTTATTTGGTtcgtgaaatattaaaaaaccacaATGTGCGTGTGGATGGAAATAGACAACTAATTTTCTGGAGCTATGGCATGAACCATTTGATTGATATCATCTTAGCTTACCAAAATGCAGCAGGAGGAGGAGACCGAAGAGCAAAAGAGGTGTTTCAAAGACTAAacctgtaa